A window of Mycobacteriales bacterium contains these coding sequences:
- a CDS encoding PQQ-binding-like beta-propeller repeat protein — MTRNPTGQATIGVLVLLTGAMLAAGCSSGSSPATGPAAAACTVVTPPSSSTGSPGHAETPAGSWPYPNADLANTRVAPGSTITSANVSSLVPAWSFTLTGKAATNVKQSGALAANPIVQGGVVYIQDLSSDVYALSLTTGRPLWEYRCNQPEKSGPGPNGVAVSDGKVYGLTPTAAFALDASTGRADWVNAGLLNSGQGTFGIQPQVADGRVYLASQYGTGSGGGVLMALNASTGKLVWKFNTLTGPAQGVRALGLGAGGAWETPLVSPDGSVTYGIGNPYQTVAEAIANPAKLLYTDSDVRLDAATGKLRWYYQAIPNDFKDYDLQTSPIATTVNGQSVIIASGKMGSVYEINAGTGALIWKTPVGEQNGTVNDSLLALERKITIKTPYTIAPGSLGGVLTDLAVAGGSAYVATLNIPLTYTSMAQAVPTKVAGATSGDLVAINLASGKVEWTTKVKQVPVGAATVSNNLMFTTLYDGKLLALSRRTGKVVYARHLPTSTNAPLAVAGNTVIVASGHPTAATAEGPPQIDAYTLRK, encoded by the coding sequence ATGACGAGAAACCCGACCGGCCAGGCAACGATCGGCGTACTCGTGCTGCTCACCGGGGCGATGCTGGCGGCAGGATGCAGCAGCGGCAGCAGCCCGGCCACCGGTCCGGCCGCGGCGGCGTGCACCGTCGTCACCCCCCCGTCGAGCTCGACCGGATCGCCCGGGCACGCCGAGACACCGGCCGGGTCCTGGCCGTACCCGAACGCCGACCTCGCGAACACTCGGGTTGCACCGGGCTCCACGATTACGTCGGCGAACGTCTCCTCGCTCGTGCCCGCGTGGTCGTTCACGCTGACCGGCAAGGCGGCGACCAACGTGAAGCAGTCCGGCGCACTGGCCGCGAACCCGATCGTGCAAGGTGGGGTCGTCTACATCCAGGATCTCTCCTCGGACGTCTACGCGCTCTCGCTCACAACCGGACGGCCGTTGTGGGAGTACCGGTGCAACCAACCCGAGAAGAGCGGCCCCGGACCGAACGGCGTCGCCGTGTCGGACGGCAAGGTGTACGGCCTGACGCCGACAGCCGCGTTCGCCCTGGACGCCTCGACCGGCCGAGCGGACTGGGTCAACGCGGGTCTGCTCAACAGCGGTCAGGGCACGTTCGGCATCCAGCCGCAGGTGGCGGACGGTCGCGTCTATCTCGCCAGCCAGTACGGCACCGGCTCGGGGGGCGGCGTGTTGATGGCGCTGAACGCGTCGACCGGCAAGCTGGTGTGGAAGTTCAACACTCTCACCGGCCCGGCGCAGGGCGTACGCGCGCTCGGGCTAGGCGCCGGCGGCGCTTGGGAGACCCCGCTCGTCAGCCCCGACGGATCGGTCACCTACGGGATCGGCAACCCGTATCAGACCGTGGCAGAGGCGATCGCGAACCCGGCGAAGCTGCTCTACACCGACAGCGATGTTCGGCTCGACGCCGCGACCGGGAAGCTGCGCTGGTACTACCAGGCGATTCCGAACGACTTCAAGGACTACGACCTGCAGACGTCACCGATCGCAACGACCGTCAACGGTCAGTCGGTCATCATCGCCTCGGGCAAGATGGGCAGTGTCTACGAGATCAATGCCGGCACCGGAGCGCTGATCTGGAAGACGCCGGTCGGTGAGCAGAACGGAACGGTCAACGACTCGCTGCTCGCCCTCGAGCGCAAGATCACGATCAAGACGCCGTACACGATCGCGCCCGGCTCGCTGGGCGGCGTGCTGACCGACCTTGCCGTCGCGGGTGGCAGCGCGTATGTCGCGACCCTCAACATCCCGCTCACGTACACGAGCATGGCGCAGGCCGTTCCCACCAAGGTCGCCGGCGCGACGTCGGGCGACTTGGTGGCGATCAACCTCGCAAGCGGCAAGGTGGAGTGGACCACCAAGGTGAAGCAGGTGCCGGTGGGTGCAGCAACGGTGTCGAACAACCTCATGTTCACGACGCTCTACGACGGGAAGCTGCTCGCGCTGAGTCGTCGTACCGGCAAGGTCGTCTACGCCCGGCACCTACCGACCTCGACGAACGCGCCGCTGGCAGTCGCCGGCAACACCGTGATCGTCGCGTCCGGCCACCCGACCGCCGCCACCGCTGAAGGTCCGCCACAGATCGACGCGTACACGCTGCGCAAGTGA
- a CDS encoding dihydrofolate reductase family protein translates to MARFVYWMNVSLDLFIERSPSADFSGDWLSIDEGLHREFNERARRLSMMVEGRLMYDQMNPFWPDARHDRTLPDYLREFGEIWTAMPKVLVSRTRATASHNTTVFGGGDALDRLAELRRTETGDIGVGGATLATALLRRGLLDELLLFSHPVVLGTGRPLFDELDEPLPLDLLEEKSFASGVSMHRYAVRTRPDD, encoded by the coding sequence GTGGCGCGATTCGTCTATTGGATGAATGTCTCTCTCGACCTGTTCATCGAACGCTCGCCGTCTGCTGATTTCTCGGGCGACTGGCTGAGCATCGACGAAGGGCTGCACCGGGAGTTCAACGAGCGCGCAAGGCGATTGTCGATGATGGTCGAAGGGCGGCTCATGTATGACCAGATGAACCCGTTCTGGCCCGACGCCCGCCACGACCGGACGCTTCCCGACTACCTGCGGGAGTTCGGCGAGATCTGGACCGCCATGCCCAAGGTGCTCGTCTCTCGCACGCGCGCGACGGCGTCTCACAACACGACGGTTTTCGGTGGCGGCGATGCCCTCGATCGCCTCGCGGAGCTCCGGCGAACCGAAACCGGCGACATCGGAGTCGGCGGTGCCACGCTTGCCACCGCGCTGCTGCGGCGGGGCCTGCTCGATGAGTTGCTGCTGTTCTCCCATCCCGTGGTGCTGGGCACCGGTCGCCCGCTGTTCGACGAGCTCGACGAGCCACTACCGCTCGATCTGCTCGAGGAGAAGTCATTCGCGAGTGGCGTGAGCATGCACCGATACGCGGTGCGCACCCGCCCGGACGACTGA
- a CDS encoding alkaline phosphatase family protein, whose protein sequence is MTAAGSLETMRDLAVDVLCDDSLAHVVDLVAYVDGDSIVTANASGASRLSRADLEAPAEVIRGRDPVATQDPLAFSTLADELADPSPPNERNSYPWAAERLTSLFAAPAAPDLAVVHTGRHYFPDRRGHRGEHGSLSVVQSRAPLILSGPDVIGRGTIPVAARVIDVAPTLAWLSGVSLATLGDMDGQALVDLLVPRPDSKVVGLLWDGCNANSLYALAASGELPSVARLLSNGCALSGGAIAEFPSVTLVNHTCALTGVGPGRHGIVNNEYFDRAAGLQRLTNEPRTWHRWAEWLSPGVRTVFERIDALTACVNEPADAGASYSTFDLVRASGDDNGVSPNDSRLPSARDDAHASQEYVGSDGDYAWSSSVDAIGLTQMLDLWPSASEAPRLTWWNTLLTDTGHHAGGPHTPIAHASMRDADRRLGVFLDHLERIGALESTTFVLTADHGSEGADPDCRGDWDVPLRAAGVQFRDEAFGFIYLGV, encoded by the coding sequence GTGACCGCGGCCGGATCGCTGGAGACGATGCGCGACCTCGCCGTCGACGTGCTCTGCGACGACTCGCTCGCCCACGTGGTCGATCTCGTTGCGTATGTCGACGGCGACTCGATCGTCACCGCCAATGCCTCCGGTGCCTCGCGGTTGTCGCGCGCCGACCTCGAGGCGCCGGCCGAGGTGATCCGCGGCCGGGACCCGGTCGCCACGCAGGACCCGCTCGCGTTCTCGACGCTCGCCGACGAGCTGGCCGATCCTTCGCCGCCGAACGAGCGCAACTCCTACCCGTGGGCCGCCGAGCGGCTCACGTCGCTGTTTGCGGCCCCTGCGGCGCCGGACCTTGCGGTCGTCCACACCGGGCGGCACTACTTTCCGGACCGCCGCGGCCACCGGGGCGAGCACGGTTCGCTGTCGGTGGTCCAGTCACGCGCGCCGCTGATCCTGTCTGGGCCCGATGTCATCGGCCGGGGCACGATCCCCGTCGCTGCGCGAGTGATCGACGTCGCCCCGACGCTGGCATGGCTGTCCGGCGTATCGCTCGCCACGCTCGGCGACATGGACGGTCAGGCGCTGGTCGACCTGCTGGTCCCTCGGCCGGACTCGAAGGTGGTCGGGTTGCTGTGGGACGGATGCAACGCCAACTCGCTGTATGCGCTGGCGGCATCGGGGGAGCTGCCTTCGGTGGCGCGACTGCTGAGCAACGGGTGCGCTCTCTCCGGCGGTGCGATTGCGGAGTTCCCGAGCGTCACCCTGGTGAACCACACCTGCGCGCTCACCGGCGTCGGCCCGGGCCGGCACGGCATTGTCAACAACGAGTACTTCGACCGGGCTGCGGGGCTGCAGCGGCTGACCAACGAGCCGCGGACCTGGCATCGCTGGGCGGAGTGGCTCTCGCCCGGCGTTCGCACGGTGTTCGAGCGGATCGACGCCCTGACTGCGTGTGTCAACGAGCCGGCGGACGCCGGTGCGTCGTACTCGACCTTCGATCTCGTCCGCGCGTCCGGTGACGACAACGGGGTGTCACCGAACGACTCGCGGTTGCCGTCCGCCCGCGACGACGCGCACGCCAGCCAGGAGTACGTCGGGTCCGACGGCGACTACGCGTGGTCGTCGTCGGTGGATGCCATCGGGCTCACCCAGATGCTCGATCTGTGGCCGTCCGCGAGCGAGGCGCCGCGGCTTACCTGGTGGAACACGCTGCTGACCGACACGGGTCATCATGCCGGCGGCCCGCACACGCCGATCGCGCACGCCTCGATGCGGGATGCCGACCGCCGGCTCGGTGTCTTCCTCGACCACCTCGAGCGGATCGGCGCACTCGAATCGACGACGTTCGTGCTGACCGCGGACCATGGGAGCGAGGGAGCTGACCCCGACTGCCGCGGCGACTGGGACGTGCCGCTGCGCGCGGCGGGGGTGCAGTTCCGCGACGAGGCCTTCGGCTTCATCTACCTCGGGGTCTGA
- a CDS encoding WhiB family transcriptional regulator gives MSDAFDCELPCHLVDPDLFFAESPADVERAKALCLDCPVRRSCLADALDRREPWGVWGGELIVSGVIVARKRPRGRPRKHDVVAA, from the coding sequence ATGTCCGACGCATTCGACTGCGAGCTGCCCTGTCATCTCGTGGATCCCGATCTGTTCTTTGCCGAGTCTCCGGCCGACGTCGAGCGGGCTAAGGCGCTCTGCCTTGACTGCCCCGTACGTCGGTCCTGCCTGGCAGATGCACTGGATCGGCGCGAGCCGTGGGGTGTCTGGGGCGGCGAGCTGATCGTGTCCGGCGTGATCGTGGCGCGCAAGCGGCCGCGTGGACGCCCCCGCAAGCACGACGTGGTCGCGGCATGA